In Melospiza georgiana isolate bMelGeo1 chromosome 20, bMelGeo1.pri, whole genome shotgun sequence, the sequence gtggggtggggtgaggGGAAAGCTGGTTAATTAATGGGCTAATTTAATGCcttgccatttcttccaggctCCCAACCTTGCTTGCAGCTTGGCGCTGCTTTgctcttttcctcccttctcctctcGGGGCGAGCAGTGCCAAGGGGGATGCCACCACCATGGGGctccccagcagctggcagggactGCCCTCATGTCCCTGTGGGATGGCAAGGGCAAGCTGGCACCCAgatggggacaagggacagccagtgcccagggaggctgtgggcacatgctcccagctccaggacaggCTCCTCAGCTGCATCCCAACCCAAGGCTGAGGGATGTGACTGTGCACGGCCACCTTCCACACCCGACGGAGGTGAATGCTCTGCCTGGTCCCTGCTACCCTCTGTAGGAGCTTTGCAAGGGTGTGAAAGGGCTTTTGGGCTGGTTTATGGATGACTGGGAGCTGCAGATTGAGAACTCCCCCTCCCAGGAcactcctttccctctctcacCTCCTGCACTGTATTAATCCCCTCTCCAGGATGCTCTGCCCCATGCAGGGTGATTCCTCCCTGCCCCGAGCTTCCCCAggcccatccctgtccccaggggtgcCTCTCACCGTtggagcagccccggggccgggctccCCTGGCCGGGGCTCGCTGCAGGTCAGCCTTgagccggggccgggccccgccgcgctccctCTGCAGCGAGTCCAGCGCGTCGCTGACCGAGCTCACCAGCCGGGCCATGCTGCTCTGGCTCTCCGACAGCAGCTGCGGGCAGGGACACGGGGTGGGGGGGGACACAGAAATGAGGGGGAAATGGTTAAACCCCTTccacatccctccctgcccccctgaCTGCTGTGCTCGGCAATGCCAGGGTGTAAATCCCATAAAACATCTCTGTTGCTTTATCTCTTTATCTCTTGATTTTTGGCAGGGGTCAAGGTCCAGATAAGCACCTACTGCCCCCAGGAAGGAGAGATCCCCAAACCTGGGTGCAGTGGTGCTGCAATCCCGTGGGATAAGGGGTATCTCTGGGCAAGGGCAGGATGACGGAGGCGGCAGGAATAGCCGTGTCCTGAggcagcccccagctcctgtcaTCCCCTGAGGTGacccaggctgggacagggacacggcgTGGCTGTGGCAGAGCACCAGGATGGGAAGCAGCGAGAAACAAGCAGCGCTGGGCAGAGGGAGCTGAGTACCAGGAGGGTCAGGCATGGAGCCATGCCCTGGATCTTGCTGTGAcacctggcagagccctggcatACTCAGGTAAGCATTTCAACACAGCTCATTGGCTGGGAAATTTTGGGGGCTGTAAAGAGGGGGAGCTGATTGCTGCATGAACTGCCCTTGGGAAGATTCTGTGGTGTGCTTTGCTCTGTCTGGAGCTCCCAAACTgaacctggagctgggacacccACAAGGTGGGAGGCTGCACACCAGGCTCACTGGCACTGGGGTGGTTTGGCAGGGAGACACTTCCACCTTCCAATTCCCAAGCCCTTACCGTCAACCTCAGCTCCTTCACCTGGAGCTCTCCCCTGGATGttgagggcaggagcagccatgcCACAGGGATATTGGCACAGGGAATTCCACCCCCAGGGATGTTGCGGGGTTCAGTGGGTTAGGATAGGTGTGTTTGGTGGAAGGCTGGGCCTAGGCTGCTTAGAGTGAAGGCTGAGTAGAGGCTTAGGTGGAGGTAGGATATAAAGAAAATTGTAGGGTGGTAGTTTCTGTTATTCTGCTCATTCTAATCCGCCTTGAATTCATTCGTACACTAGTCCTAGGGTaaggaggaggagaagtgaGGAGGTTCAGGTTGGGGTGGTGGTAGGGGATTGCAGCTGGGTGGCTCACGGTGGCAGGAGGAGTGgggcctgccctgcctggcactgccagccccagctcacctggatgagcctgccctgctctccctgcagggcgctcagctcctgccccatGGCGCTGTGCCCCTTCTTGAGCCCGTCGCAGTCGGCACGCAGCTGCGCGGCGTGGCTCAGCAGCTTGGCCACCTCGTCCGCCACCGTCACCAGCAGGGCCTTCTGCTGGCTCTTGGTGGCCTTGGCCTCGGCGTCGTGCTCGGTGAGGGCgtgcagcagggagctctgcaggccCTCCACGCGGCCCAGGGCGCCGGCGGCGCTGGGGCAGTTGGGGTCGATGAAGATGTTGATGCGGGAGCTGTCGGCCTTCTCGATGGTCACCAGCGCGTTGGCCTCCTCGGGGTTGGTGCTGATGACGGGGGGCGGCTCGGTGACGGGCGTGTGGTAGTGGTTCATGAAGAGGATGGCGCCGGTGACCGTCACGGCCAGGAGCACGGCCACCGAGAGCAGCACGGTGCACAGGATGTAGCCACAGCTCATCCTCTGTGGGCAGACACGGACACGCCATCAGCCCCATCCCCTCACCCCACAGGTGGGCTCTGAATGGGGTTTGGGGTCTGGCAATGGCTCTGAGGGAGGGTGGGGACtccaggagccctgcagggacatggaggccatcagcacagcccatcccctcacaggcaggctctgcctgggatttggggtctggcAATGGCTGTGAGGGAGGGTGGGGACCCAGGGAGCCCTTCAGGGACACGGGTGAGCCGTGAGTGAACAGAGCTGCCGAGCCCGCTGGGGAGCGGGCATGAAATAATAACGAGAGCAAGGCACGGCACCGCCCGCTCCCGTGGCATGTTTTATTTACAGCCCTGATCCtcggctggagcagccctggctcccctGGAGATGTGGGGggggctccctgctgccctgggcacaaaTGTGGGGGGAAAATTGGAAAACACCTCGTGTCCCTCACAGCAGGaccacagggagagcagcactggtggctgtggggctgtgctggggtcaCTGAGTAATGTGGGGacctgctctgcacagggcagctcccagctaTGCCAGGCAACTTATCTTCATCCCCTTCATCCCTCATCATTTCCTGCTGgagggggcagagctgctcccaaagCTTTGGATCAGTCCCAGAGCCTCCTGGCAAGGGAGAGTCGCTGTGGGAAAGGTCTCtgacccccccagcccctctggcagctctgctgctgctcagagccacgggctcagcccctggcacctgCTCCATGCCCACCAGGAgccttttctccctgcagagcctcgAGTGCCAGCGcagtcagagcagagcaggtgagCTGCCACCCGATCCCATCggctccctgtcccctcccctgctcgttacacctgcaggacagaggcTGTGATTTCCCCCTGACCCTGGCCACGGCTGTCACAAGGAattgcagggctggcagcaaacTGCAGATTCAGAGAGACAAAGACTACTTTGCCCAGAAACGAGGGGAAAATTGCTGCATCTGCAAAGATTTCCCAGGCCCTGTCCCCTCCCGTGCACATCTATCTGGAGTGACACCTTCCTTCAAGCACCCTTCATTTCGTTCCCTCTCACGCAACCATTTGCATTAAGgtgaccccacagcagcagcagggttgGCTGGGGGGCTGAGGGTCCCCCACCAGCCCCTGGGTGGGCTCTGGGTTTCTGCCCCTCTCCATGGAGGGAGATCAAACAGCACTGGGCTGAATGGAAGCCACCTGCAGGgaggacacagccccaggctcagcccctcGGCGCAGGTTAAAAGGAGATGTCAAAGGCAATAAGGGAAACTCTGGGCAAGCAGGGTCTTGAGGAGTTTGCCTGGTGTGTGTGTAGACACAGAGCCCTGCttgggggcacaggggacacccaCGAGCAGCAGGATGGTGGCAGACAGAGGCGGCAGATGCCCATTGCTCACATCCTTAAATGGGCACCCAGGacctgggctcagctgggccCCTCAGCACCCTGAAGTGACAGGAGGGGTGGCTGCTGACCAAAGGCCAGTGTCAGTGGGATCTACGGGGTGAGCAGgggccctgtccctgtggtTGTCCTGGCTGTCACAGCACTCTCATCTCCAGGGCTTTGTGCCCTCCCATGCTGCTCCCCACAATGAGCCATGCCCAGCTCGAGGGGCacatggaggagctgcagggcacaacGTCCCCTCTGAGCTGTGAGAGCTCCCAAAACAGAGCCATGAGTGGATGAGGCTCCTCTTCCCACAGCCACACAAATGCCAGCCACCAAaacctcacagctctgcctggctgtgcaCCACACCAGGAGCTGTATCCAGCTGTTTTCCAGCCCTCAAGGCCCACAATCACTGCcctcccaccagcagcaggaactgAGGCCAATCCCCTTGCAAAGGGATCCCCCCTGCTTGTGGCTGCAGGATCCTGAGTGGCAGCAGCCTCAGGAGTCCCACGGCGTTTTGCTGGCAGGTTGTGTTACCTGGCAACCTGCAGTGGGGAGAGGAGGCAAACCCAGCCAGTGGCACCAGCAGCGCTCCAAACTGGGCTGGGGGGCCCCCCAAgcccctccagcacagcagcactgcagcagcatgcccagctgggcaagggaccCTGCAGACACCCCCTGCCACTCACTCCTGCCTCGCCATGAGCCAGCTCTCATCATCCATAGGGTTCCTGCTGTCTGTTCCACGGCCTCAAGCTCCTGGAGTTCTTGCCAAGACTTTTGGACAGCTGTAAGACACCCCCCTGCCCTGGTTATTGATGTTCCCCTGGGGATATCCACTGGGCTGGAGGTCCCAGTGTCTTGAAATCATCTTTCCTAAGGAGAGCAGAATCTGTGTGACTGAGTGGTGCCTGGGATGAGCAGATCTTCACTTGCAAACCTGCTCTGGAGCCTGGAGGGAGCCCCAGGCAGCATCCAAGGGATGGTTGTGTCCCTGGTGAGTTGGGCTCCccatgccctgccctggcacaggatcTACACTTGGTCACCCATGGGTCCTTGGTGACCCAGCCACActtcctgagcagctctggacCCCATCAGGAGCCTCAAATCAGCCCCCAGCCCACTCAGCCAGCCAGACTGGCCATTCTGGGATAGAGACAAGCAGCGCCAGCACTCCACAcctgtgggaagggaaggacaCGAGCTGGCTTGTCCCCAGAGCAGCGGTGGCTGGTCCCTGGAGAGcatggatggagagcaggggcagcagaggctgagctctgccctgggagaTGCTCTAAGATGAGGAGTCCCCTTTGCTCCTGCCAcaatccctgctgctctccagcccagcAGACAGAGGGATGGCAGGCAGCgttcctgcagcctggctgctctgctctgcccccaggctgtgccccgAGCCAGGGACGAACCAGAGCCTCTGTTCTGCTTCTCAGGTAAGTGAACACCGAGGTTTGCATCGCCCAGGCTCAGCTGCTGGTGTAACTTTAGTCCAGGTACCCGCACCTCCCTGCCGGGGTCCACCCAGCGCTGCAGGGTCCCCCAGCCCGCACCCATCATTTATTCAGAGCTCAGTTTGCATCCTCGCTCTGCTCGCCCTCTCCGTCGCTGTCCTCCCTCGCTGCCCATCCCGCCCTGCCCGGCTCGGGGCTGCAGCCGCCTCCCCTCGCCCTGGCCGGGGCTGTGTCACCCCCGCGGGCACGGAGCGGCTGAACCGAACCCCGCTcctgttttcctgctctgctccgtCACCCAGAGCCCGCCTGCCACCGCTGCCTCGGCACGCCACTCTCTGCggatggggagaggagaggagagagcacGGGCAGGATGGCGAGCACCGAGCCGCTCTGTGGGTGAGCacgctgggctgggctgggctccacCGGAGCACGGCAAACTCCGAACACCCCTGAAACCCAGCGCCAACCACCCGGCCCCGCTGCCTTGTGGGACTGGATCCGTCCTGACCCTGCCCGGCTCGCCCTCGGGGGCACAAAccggggggtggcagctccagaCGGGTGGCACGGCTCGaatccctgtgcacagggagggctctgccagggaggggagggcagggcaggctggttTCTCTCTCGGGGgtcagggctctgccagggagggcagggcagggcaggctggttTCTCTCTCGGGGGTCAgggagggctctgccagggaggggagggcagggcaggctggttTCTCTCTCGGGGGTCAGGGCTCTGCCGGGGCGCGCAGCCCCTCTCcactgagctgctggcagaagGAGAATTCGGGCAGAAGCCCCTCTTGCCTTGCTGCGGGTGTcagagtggcagagctggggtcGAGCGTGTCGCCCCCCAtgcttgcccagctcctgggtgcCGAGggagggcagcgctgccagctCTGGGTCCTTTCCCTTCACTCACAGGCTCGCTGGAGatttgctgtcctgcagctcctcgCAGACGCTTTTGCCCACACTCCGCACTCCTTCCTCCCACCCTGCCCGCGCTCAGCGCGCATCCGTGcccgtgcccatccctgtgcctaTCCTGGAACTGTCCAGGGCCGGGCTGGATGGGGGGTCGAGCAGcctgcaaggtgtccctgcccgtgccGCGGGGGTCGGAGCTGGGTAATCTTTAACATCCCTTCCGAGCCGAGCCATCCCGCGCCTGCCGGGCTGGCAGCCCGCTCGGCCGGGCTGTGGAGCTGCCACACGTGCAGCGGGGTGTGCAAACGGGCTCGGCACGTGCCGGATCCCCGCGTGTCACCGCGGGCTCTGCCGCCGCAGCGCCGGCCCCCCCAAAACCCAGCGGGGCCGGGAGCCCCCGAACCGGGAGGGGTGAGCCCGGCTGCGGCGCGGAGCTGAGATGCCAAATCCCTTTTAAAGGGTTTTATTTCAGCAGTTCACAGCGGTTCGGCAGTGTGGTAGCCCCCGAGCATCGCACGCTGCCCCAacccggggcagccccgggtTAATTAACCCGCAGGTTAATGAACGCATTAATTGGGAGGGGGGTGAGGAGGTGCAGCCCGGGGGGCTCCGCGcggtggggacaggggacagctcGCCACGCTGGGGTGCGCCGGGAGAAAAGCtcgctggggacactggggggtgGCTGGGACCCCCGGGCTGGGTGAcccccaccccctgccccccTTGCCCCCCGCCCCGTACCTGTGATTTCTCCTGCTGCCCATCCTCAAGTTGCGAGGCTCCTCCCACGGTTTTCCAACGCTCGTTCCCCATCGCGCCGCCAACTTCCAGCCCAAGTAAGTGCCCGGACCCCCACAAGCCCCCCCAAACCTCCTCTCCGGCGgcgcagcccccggcccgcccgcgcTGCCCGGCTGGCCGCGGCGGA encodes:
- the FIBCD1 gene encoding fibrinogen C domain-containing protein 1, coding for MGNERWKTVGGASQLEDGQQEKSQRMSCGYILCTVLLSVAVLLAVTVTGAILFMNHYHTPVTEPPPVISTNPEEANALVTIEKADSSRINIFIDPNCPSAAGALGRVEGLQSSLLHALTEHDAEAKATKSQQKALLVTVADEVAKLLSHAAQLRADCDGLKKGHSAMGQELSALQGEQGRLIQLLSESQSSMARLVSSVSDALDSLQRERGGARPRLKADLQRAPARGARPRGCSNGSRPRDCFDIYVSGQQEDGIYSIFPTHFPDGFQVYCDMSTDGGGWTVFQRREDGSVNFFRGWEAYRDGFGKLTGEHWLGLKRIHLLTVQGSYELRIDLEDFDNGTAFAHYGSFGVGLFSVDPEEDGYPISIADYSGTAGDSFLKHNGMKFTTKDLDNDHSENNCASFYHGAWWYRNCHTSNLNGQYLRGHHSSYADGIEWSSWTGWQYSLKFTEMKIRPIREEN